TCAAAGAGCAACACCACATACAAACAGACCATAAAATTACACTCTCAGGCCCATATTCTGTTTTGCTCTTCTTGCTGTTAATTATTCTGCGTTTCTCTCATAGGTCAGGTGTTACCTTGCATTTTGTGGCACTCCACTGACAGGGTGCACAACTTTAGCATTGAAAAATCTGGGATATGTATAAAAATCCAGTTGCagccagatgtttacatacagtgcaaaaacaaaactccattttttttttttattgtctcattgtctgaagtcaaatcagactaatgCTCTCTTGTTTCCAGCCAGTTCAGATCACCAGGAATTTTTAATTAGTTAAGTgctacaataatgagagagatcAATTCTTCGAGAATTTTATATCGTTTTCTTCCCggtcaaatgtttacatacacaaaaaatggAAGACCAGAGGATGAGGTCATGGCtgtggaagctcctgataggttaactgacatgTATTTTAAGGTATCACATTTCAAACACGAAGAatttctctctcattattgtggcatttagtAACATTAAATAATTTGGGCGATCCTGATTGACccgaaacaggagaggtttagtctgatatgacttcagacaaaaaataaaagaaatgtgtgtTATTCCACAGTGTAGGTAAACGTCTGGCTTCAGCTGTACGCgaatggaaaaaatgcactGTAGTCGACaaacactgtactgtattgtatacaTTGTCTCATAAAGTTTCTCCGTGTCCATCAGGTACTCGAGCTGCAGGACTGCGTCAATAAGCTCCAGGCTCAAAACAAGGAGGAGAAAACCGCGGCCAGCGCTCGTCCCTGGAAACAGGTTGGAGGCCAAAAAAGAAATAACTTTCTCACTTACTGTATGCCACACTCGGACTCCTGTTTTCTTAATAATTAGCGCGAGTGTGTACAGGTTTCACAAAAATACTCACTGCCATCTTAACAGCCTCCTTTTAGAAGCTCCCCTCTGACCTTTGAACCTGGCTTAACCTCTCTTGTCTCTACCCTCTTAATATGCTACATTCGAGAAAATATGTGGGGAATATCAATATCATTACATGAATACATAAAGTAAGTACACTTCATAAAAAAAGCTCATTTCTTCATATTGACTTTTATTATGTTTATTTACAATagtgatttttctcttttttattaAACACATGTAAGAGAAAGTAACGTTTATGCTGTACCTCGTCAACTCCAAGTGGGATGTCTGCTACTTCTCAGCGGTCTCGAATGCAGCATTGTATTTCTTATTTCCTTTTACAATTGTGTGTCTTTTGCCTGTTCAACGTAGATAATCTCCTCCTGACTCTTTCCGCCATTGTTCCTAACCAAGCCTGTCTCTCTATCTCTGTGTCCCACAAAATGGTCTCTCTTCGCCATGCCACATTAGACACGTCACGCCATCCCGCTGTCGCTTTGCAcacttttttgcattcttttgccTCATTGAGttgtattcctttgttttttttttcacgagccATGTGTGTCATATTCGCCTCACACCCCCATTATTGTAGCAAACGGACACCGCGACGATTACGGAGGTGCCACCTGGAGATGATCGGATGCGCCAATCTCAGGATCAAGCGACTCAGACGGATGTCCCTCCGGGGCAGGTATGTTTCGAAGAAGCCACCTTGTTGCCATATTGCTTAAAATGGCTCATGTAACTTGAATATGGCACAATTCAAGTGAGAAATCTTTATGGGATCATTTACTCTGACCTGAATTTTGAAGCCGAGAAGGGAGGCAAAATGAGAGGCGACGAGCAGGTTCCtggaaaaaattttttttacacaagcaGCGAGGATCCTCtgataaatgaaattaattgtttggcctttttttcccctgtttggCAATACCGATGCTGGATTTGCTCCATTAGTAAATCATCTTCTGTTTTCATGTACATTCAAGTTTGCGCTTCTTTTTGCATAGTCAAACCGCAAATAAATCGGGTCCTATGATTTAGCCTTGTGTGTACGAATGTGGTCATACATTATTACTATCtcttgtgtataatgttaattttttcctAAAACAAATCCTCAAAGATCGATAGTgtgtattatacataggtataaggacttttttgttgttgttttttttttttttttttattgtcacatTGTATGAATTTACCTTCTCTTGTATTTTAGTCACCAGTGGATGAGAGCGTGGACAGCGGCCTGGGCCAGAGCAGAGAGCTTGTCCAGTGTGCCGGTCCAGAGACCAATTCTGTAAATTGTCTGTTGAGCGACAGTGGTGCTACAACACCCCTGCAACttaggttgctttttttttttttttttttttttgtgtactatCCATCTATTGCCAGATCCACTAGAAAGTATACCATTGATTGTTTAATTAACTCTTGTTACAGAGAGGAAGTCCTCAGGCTAACCGCTGAAAACGTGCAACTCCGAGGCCTGTTGAAGGAGCAAAAGTCCAACGAGTGCAAAGAGAAGGAGAGCACGGACGCGTCCGGGAACAGCAGCGACGGGCAGGCGGAATTAAGACGGAGCCGGGAAACTCTGCTGCGGGTTCAAGCCAAGAACAACGAGGATGAAGGCCCAAAGGTCACCACTGATGGATTGGGAACTCTTCAAGATGGCGGTCAAAGCAAGATTGGAAAAGACAGGGTGCGTTTTATATTACCAgacagtgttttatttttatacagtagACAACTCACAAACAACTTGCGATATTAAGCGTTGGATGAAGTGTCAGGACAAACTGAAAACTTAACTTGAAACTTTATCAGGTGAACTTCATTTGGTTTTGTAGAAAGTGTTTGTCCTACTTCTCCTCCGTGTAGTTCCTCTCACAGGCACACTGAATAAACGTTTGAGGTTCTCTCTGGATGGTACACcttcatcccacattccaataacatgcatgtttggttCATTTTATCATCCCAGGGTGGACCCCGTCTCACCCCCGAGTTACGTACGACCACAGTGACGACAAAGCGTGAAAGGAATAGATGGatttatgatttcattttccCGTTTCTTTTGTAGGCCTCTTTAAGATCTCGCCTGCCTGTCCCGGTGAGGCCAAGAGCCGAAGCTTACAGCGACGCACATTTAGATCCCTGTAAAGCGGACACGGCGCAGTGCCCTCACACAGACTCTGACCAGAAGTCATCTGTCGACTCCACCGTGTCATCGCAACCGAGGGCCGGCCCATCTCCTTCCCGCAGTTCCGCTCCCGACAGCAGCTGTCCCGCCACGCGCACGCCTGCTGACACCCAGGCCCACGATGCTCTTTTTGCCCAGCTGGAGCTCCTCCACCAGGAGTGCCAGGAGAAGGAAGCTTTGATCAAGAAGCAACTGGCTGACTGGGAAGAGCTCCACGCGCAGCTCCAGGACAAGGAACATCTCAATAGGCAGTACGTGGCGGCCTTGCGAGCAGCCGAGTCTACCATCTCATATTTGACCGCCTGCAGTCTGGACAGCCAGACTGGATCTGGACCGCAGGAAGGGTCTGCTTCTATGGGCTGCAACAGCACGCAGCTGGATTTACACAAAGTGCTCCAGGAGAAAGAGGCCCTCAACAAGCAACTTATCCAACTTTTGAACTTGGCAGAGAAGCACATGTCATCAAAAGACAGCCAGGAAACGTGGGCAGAATTTGCAGATCTCCGTTTGAAAATAGAAGCAGTGAACGCCTCGTCAAAGGAGCAGGGATCCTCAGATGTCTTTGGAGGTCTTGAGGGTTTGGAGCATAGTGATTCTTTGGAGGGAACGGCAAGACAGAGTGATTCCATAGAGACAGCATCAGAATCTCTCACAGAAAAAGAGTCGAAGGATCAGCGGGACACAAGAGAAAGTTCTAATATTTCAAATCAGGAGATGACCAAAGTTCTTGCGAAACGTCTTAGCTTGATAGAATCGGTCATTTCTTCCTTAGCAGCAGCCTGCACCAATACCAGCACATTCACCAGCCCTGAGCTCGAGGAGCATTTGGACAAACTCCAGAGGACTGTAGAAAACAGCCAAGAACTGGACCACCTGACTCAAGCCACGCAATCAAGTATCCACTCTGAAAAGCTTCTCAACTCTGagctccaccaccatctgcgaCTCCTCTGCAAGGTCCTCGCCGACCGCTCTCAGAGGATTTGTGAGCTCCAGGCCTCCCTGCAGGAGGAGAGGTCCCGTCGAGAAGAGAGCGAGACCCGGGCCACGCTTTCAAATGGCAAGGGCTTGGCACCGAACGTTCAGGCCCAGCTGGAGACTCTGCACAAGGCGCTgagggagaagaaaaaagcCTGCGAAAACCTCGAGGAGAAACTGGCCACGGCGCAATCCGCACCGTCCACAAATAACACGGCAGGCAGAGGTAAAGAACTTCAGCTCTTCCATTCTGCGTACGTTGGACCTTATGTGGAATGTTGCACAGTGGTACCTTCACTTATGAGTGCCAAATGAGCCAAAATGTAATTAagaataagctttttttttttaaaggagggaCAGTGCAGTCATTGTCACATTTAGAGCCATTGATTGGATGGGACggtttaaaaacacaaatacaaaaaaaaaaaaaaccactgacAAGGAGCAACGGTACAGTAGGTCAGAATTTGTCGAGGCGCTGATACGGGTGAGTTTGAAATCCAACTCAGAAGTCAAGGTATCACTGCACTTGGGTGCGTCCCAGTCTTGGTACGGAGGCTCAAGAGAGCGAGCTTCATCCTGTTGCTGACTTAACGTGAACATTGCCTCCAATCCCAGCTGTGGAGCAGGATGACAAAAGCGTGCAGGTGGATTTGCAGGACCTGGGTTACGAAACCACGGGCAAGAGCGAGAACGATAGGGCAGAGAGCAGTAGCACAGGTCAGACTACCTTTGAGACGGACGCTGCATGTCTGTCTTCTGAGTGGACACTAATCTCACACATCTTGGCCTGCTGGAGCCTTCAACGGTCTGCATGAGGAGCGAGCAGGGGCCGTAACACACTCTCGGCGTTTGAGTCTCCTAACCTCGCGCTGTTTTCTCTTCTGGTTCCGGCGTGGTGTCGCCCAACTTTCACTGCCATGCAACGTTctgcacgggtggatcctttgCATGTCTTTCCAGCACTTAATAATCTTTactttttccttctttatcttGTCATCCAAGCCTTGTTTCCACCAAGCTAGTGGTAGAGTCTGGTGCACGTACGTCGAGCATTTCCACTGTAAAGGGCCACAAAATATCCAGCCTGCATCTCAGAAATTTCACTCGCACAGTATGGCTGAACAGACTCCTGTCCAAGACGTAGAATAAAATGTGCTGTGTAAGAAATATTGATTATCAGGATAATCAAAcgaggtgtcagaaaagttctATCACTTGTTTCACAAACCCAATCTACAAATTACGGGGTTTTCTCCTTTAATGTCGGCCACGTAGGAAGAGATGCTGCGGCGTTTGCTTCGTTCGGTGCGCAAAAAGTGGGCAGAATAACTCGTAGCTGCTTTACGGCAATGCGTCTGCTCTATGGCTGAGGATTCAACAAAACATCGCCGTCCTGGAGCAACCTCCTGACTCACCGGACCTCTGTTCCGTGTGAATTTTTCTTTCCCGAGCTGAAGGGGTTCACGGTGGGAGCCTATTTTCCAAATGCGGATGACGTCAAGGTCACCGTGACGACGGAGTCGCGGTGGATCTCGTAAGAACACTTCCGTGGGTGCGTGAGGGCGTGGCAGCGGAGACTGGGAAAATGCGTTAAAATCCAAGGGGAGAACTTTGTGAGTAATTTGTGGTGAAGATTTCAAAAGGCATCTTTTGTGAGATCGGTCCTGCAACTTTTCTGACTTACCTCCTAGATGAATTCTACATTATGTATCTTGTTCAGATTGTTAGGCGGGAATTATTTTACGCATCCCTCCTTCACACAAATATCTGAACCAAATCATTCTGGACTCTTAGCGGTTGTTGGAGACATggctttttattcctttttttttttttttttttttaaattctgttaaTATGAACAGTGGTTAAAGCATCCTTGTTTCACTACTCCCATCTCTCCGTGGATTTAGAAGTcgagatgggcgtcaaagcaaCCGGAAGCACTTCTAGTCTCCCTTTGCTGCTGACTCCAGAGCAGGcgcacttatcctcacctgaACATGTGGACTCCACCTCCAGCACTCCGTACCCGAGTTCCCCCACCTTGAGCTCGGCCAAGGTATTCACCCCGGCGGACTTTCGCACACGACAAACGTTCATGCGGCTGCTGTTGTCTTTTCAGGTCAGTCTGAAAAGCCTGCAGACCTATGAGGAATACGGTCTCTCCGAGGACCCGCTGCAGCTGCAGGCGCAGGTGCGAGAGTTGAAGACTCAGTTGGAAAGCCAGACCAAACTCGTGAGCCAGATGCAAAGTCTTCTGCAGAGAAACGCCATCAACCTGGCGGGAGGCCACCGCTCTGACCGTTCGACCAGTCGGGACGGAACGCAGGACCATCACGCGAGGCACAGTCGGGAGCCGATGCGGGAGAAAGATGGTGAGGGAAAAGACCGGTCCGTTAGGAGCGAGGCCAGCGAGTCGGAAGCCAAGAAGGCCACGAAGGAGCAGTTGCAGCACGCTCGCAGCCGTTCCGCATCCCCTGCCAGGTTGGGATACAATGCGACCAACTCTTGATTCCTTATCAAAAATGCTGAATTGTTTTTAAGTCTACGATGTGACCATTAAAACCAGAAAGTTTATCACGTCGGATACTTTACAGATCCGCTCGCGATAGACGAAAAGTTGCAATAAATAAAccatatgggggggggggggggaagcccgTCGACGGTCAGACGGAAATTCGCATCGATGTTATCGTAACTATAGATTTTAACAGTAGATTTTCGGGCTGCCCGACGTTGCGTTCCAACATTGCTGTTGCGTAgctaaaaaccaaaaacatttgtttaacAATCTGCGGCATGACGTGGGTCCAGAAAATAGTCAGTTCAGCCCAATTTGGTGTGTGCCTGCCACAGTTTGGACTCCCTGGTGCAGTCGCAGGCCAGGGAGCTGTCGCAGCTCAGGCAGCAGATCAAGGAGAGCCGGCGCCTGGGCGGCGTGCAGCGGCGTCAGATGGGGGAGCTGAGGAGGGCCTTTCAGGAGCTGCTCCGGGCCAGCCCGGCGGACTGCTACCTGGGCGAGGTGGTCAAAGGGCAGCTGGACAAGACCCTGAGCATTCTCGATCGCCTGGAGGGACGCCTGGACAAAGGTAGCTGCGGTGTTTATAAACACATCAGTAATACGGTGCTGGTTGACCTAAAATATCAACAAGAggtgacttttttaaaaaaaataaaataaaattctgtgTCAGTAGGAGAGACTCATCAGGATAATGAAGACGTGGCGGCTCTGGAGCGTTCTAACTGGTACGTCTCAACCTTCAACGCCATTGCTTGGTATTTAAGGGCTCAGCGACGTTTCTGTTCACGACCAGCAATTAACACACAGCGGGAGCCGTCATCGTTCATTACATTTAACGTCGAGAAACATCTGTCGGCCGTCTTTGAAATCCGGGCGCCTGTCATCTGCCACGTTGCACACCACCACAATTCACTCAGTGAGGAATTTTTACAGTCAGTGTGCGGCAGACATATTTTCAGGACAAACAGCTCACGCGGCTgatgggagatttttttttttaaggtcagcGACAGTTTCTATTATTTGATGTTTGACCCCTTTGAAAGAAAACCTCCCCCCGTTTTGACCTCGTCTGGTCTGCTGACCCATTTTCATCTGTGTCAACCAAACAATTGATTATCCAATTGGGTCAGTGGTGTGATACGCATCAGAACATCAGCGGACATACAGCAGAACACTTGCTGAGGCTTTAAAAGTCAGatattgtgcctttttttttttttttaaataatgagtaTCCAGGTGTCTTGAAAAATGCTGTCgatcatattcatattttaacTACAGAATGCCACTCGTCACACTGTTGGAAATAATTCAATATTCGTATTGCAAATGCGGATTACAGATTTTGTTACCATGGCGAGCTTGTTGTGCAGTGTTGTGCAACGTAGCAACTTTATTTAGCGACTTCTCTGGTGACTTTTTGTGTTCTGGGCTTTTgtcaaaaatatgacaatgattCTTTCTTACAGATTTCCTCAAATTATAGGCAATGTGTGTTTGTCACTTCCAGTTGAAGTTGAGAcgaatatatacattatatattttaacaCCAAACCGTTTAACCAAATCATGTAATCCAGTTCAAAAGACTGCTAGCTTAATATGAAAATATCacgcaaaatgccatagatgagcTGTCTGAAATGAACTATTAATATTCTATCTGCTCTGTGGGATCAAGGATGATTCCGGGAGTTTGGTTGCCGACCTTCTGTGCCTCTTTTTCCTCTCGCTGTTGATTATTCTGCATCTCTTCCAGTAGGGCGGCGTGCTTCATAGGATTTTATGGAAAAATGTAGTACTTCACTCAACATGCATGACTCTaaaatcagacttttttttttttttttttttaccgtaaaCCCCCCTAACAAATTCACTTAAAAAGACGCCATGTGGCAGAAGTGTGAACATGGAGCCACAATCTAATGGGGGTTCAGTTCAGTTCCCCCATTTAAACATCACACCACTATCAAGGATATTAAAAAAGCacattggacattttttttgtgccactaACACGCACCTAAACCACAGGATTTATTTGTAGTAAATGCGGGCAGATGGACAATCCCACCGCCCCAATCCAGAAGGAGCTAGAAAAGCTGCGTCAGGAGCTAGAGGGCGACAGAGAGCAGCTGCAGCGTCATTTTGGTTGCCTGGTCCGGGAAAATATTGCCGTGGCCGAGCGCGCCAACAGGCGCTTGGATGCGTAAGTCGGGTTCCCAAAGGCGTGCTGCTCGCTGTGTGgacttttttatgtatttattggtATGCCTAAAACGTGTGGTGTGAAATATTTGTGGTTTTGCTCGTGACTCGGCTGAGCATGCTACGAGAAGTAGGgtggaaatatttttcaaagctGGAAATTCCTGGGAATAAGCCAGGATCGTAAATAAATCAAAGGGTATGTTTTACTACGAAACTTGAATATAGTTGGGGGAAATATATTTCATCATAATCCAGATTAGAACAACCAGACATACAGTGGGACCGTGATGCATGAATTTCGCTTAGTtgactttattattttattttatttttcagtttttgcatgGTATTGCTGTTGGaattatttgagaaaaaaatggatgaacaatTCCCATGCAACGTCGGAATATTTCCCCAGACTAATCCTGTGTGGAAATTTACCAGACATTTTCCGACGCTATTGATGAGCGTGACGGGGGGCTTGTGCTAACACATCTTGCTCCCTCCCCTCAGGTTGGCCAAAGAACTGCAGGAGAAGAATCGCCTCATCCAGAGCCTGCAGAGTCAAGTCCGAGGCCAGAGTCCCGGAAGTCCCCACAGCGCCCACTCGGATGTAGACCCCCCGGACCGGGCCTCATCCTCCAGCCGCGGGAGTCCGCCTGTGCAAGGTAGTCCCTCATTAGcatagcattagcgttagcattgtCTTAACAAAACTGCTCCGTTTGACCGAGTCACAAATGTCGTGTTTATATTACACGCTGGAAAGCCGTCACAGCATTTATTGGATGTCCTTGAGATCCGTATCCTTGATGATGTCGTCACTCACCAGGCCTGCCGTCCGCCTTTTAAAGAATTTGTTTCTCCATAGTGGTGTGTACATTTTTCCGGACTTGTCAGTCACGTGCCCCAGTTgagtaaaggttgggaaacacgaGTACGAGATTGTCGTGTAAAAGTGTTCCGTCGTTCCAACGTTCCATCCTTTCTCGGCGGTGGTGTGTCTTACTCACGCAAGTGACACAGAAAGCTATTTTCCACTCACGGTCATTGCGGTGCACCACGCGGACCGAGGATGGCGCAGGTGTCAGCTTTCCACCCCCCGCAGACCACTCTAAAGTTGCATTATTCAGTAGCACCGATCCAGTTCTGGTtgagggtggggaaaaaaaaaaaaggggaacaaTTGTCGCCGTGTTCACGTGCAGGGGGGGCAACGGACTCGGCGGCCGCGTCCGGCCGACTGCTGGGCTTGGAGAGGGAGAACGGGCTGCTTCACGAGCGGCTGAGCAGCAGCGAGCAGCTCAACGCCAGCCTCCGCCGCGAGCTGGAGCTGCACCTGTCCGTCATGGCGCACCACCGGGACGGACGAGATGCGGGGGGCGCCTCGGCGGCGAAAGCCTCCGCAGAAGTGCGGCCCGTTGATTCAGGTCGGCAAGCTCTGATCGGCTCGTATTAATTACAGTCAGAGATCATTAGTTGTGCCACCAGAGATAGTCATATTTCGATCGTCTGAAATTATTACTACATATCACGAGTCTTTGGTCAAACTTTTTCTTGCAACTTCCAGTTAAAATTAAACCTAAAACTAAGAGGaattaaagttgtatttttgacCAAACCTTGCCTTGTAATTCTGCTAAAGGACggtgcaaaatgccatagacaggctaacaagATTAATATCGATGTTGTAACACTTtaacaatggatatttgaatccaaatagTGCAGCAATGAATATGTGGACAGGCATTTTAGCAATAGtatgttctttatcctctgccaaAAAAAACGACTTCTTACTGCAGCTGACTGAGTAGTTGAgaccgtctttttttgtgtgtacacgTCCGCTGTGTCTATACAATACTGTGAAACTATGATGCACAAACTCTTTGATTCCTCGCATCCTGTCTGTCGTCTGACTGTACGGCGTCGACGTTTTCTCGACCTCGTGTGGTTCAGACCTGCTGGCCGAGCACCTCGAGGAGATCCGAGCCCTGAGGCGGCGCCTGGAGGAGAGCATCTGCACCAACGACCGCCTCAGGGAGCAGCTGGAGAGGAGACTGGCCGAGCTGGAGAAAGACGCGGGTGAGCTCAtgtcgagtgtgtgtgtgtgtgtgtgtgtgtaccgtaattcccggccgccTGTAAGCCTCACCCgctacatttggaaaggaaataccgtttggtacatacatatgccgcagccgtgtgaaagatatttacaaagactgtagacagagagtttaacgctagcgccgccgcgtgtgctaacgctaacgctgccgccgcgctaacagggccagttgaaaaaaaaaaacatacttttaaaaatcactgaggcacagGGTaaaaccggtaaaagtcacttcctcggcacatatattccaccggtctcactcctacctttttcctctctcgtgcccccttgcgaccattagaaaaaaatgcacaaattagccacatcgctgcatcaaccgcagggttgaaagggtgtgaaaaaagcgGCGGCTAATAAACTGGAAATGACAGTATAAATTTGATAATATTGTCATTTTCTGATTCATTTATGATGCAACCTAAAGTCTTATTCGCTCATttgtggtgggttttttttctctgtgtgtgtgtttgtatgcatTGCTTGTGtgagtgtatttattttatgtggtTATTGTCTGTTTggtgtgagtcttttttttttttttttttttttgtggttttgtgtcccatgttttaatttttttttttttttttttttttttcccgccatCTCTGGGGTTTTTTCCGCGTCCCATCAGCCACCAACATCTTCGTCCACGGCAACGAGGACCAAGCGCAGCTGGTCAAAGAGGTCCGCTTCCTGTGGGTTCAGAACCAAGGCCTGAAGGAGCAGCTCCACCAGGAGTCCAAAGGTGCGATGCAAAGCACGCACGTCGTGACAGAAGCCGACCGCATCACGCCGCGCGCTTCCCTCCTTCCAGACAAGCGGCTGCGGGACGACCTGGCGAGGCGAGCGGCCAGGCTGGAGCAGAGCAGGAAGGAGAACGACGTCCTGAGGCAGGAGAACGCCGGGCTGCGGGAGAGGCTGGACCTCGGCGGCCGAGAGAACGCCAGGCTGCTCCGGTCGCTGCGCGCCAGCGAGGACCAGCTGCGCGGGTACGTCCGCCAAAGCCGAGTCCACGTCGTGCAATGTGACGCGACGCGACGTTGTAGCGTAGCCGTGGCAACTCGCTACCAGTGCAGCTTGTTTCGGCGGTCAGCCCGACGGACACTGAAAGCCGAAACCCGGATCCGGTTTAGCGGTTCACTCCTCTCCCTTTCGCGTTTGTCCTCAAAATTCAACTAATGAGCCTGCTTGTGTGTATGGCACCCAACTAAGAGCTTCTGTTTGTGTTTGAATCATGAATTGAGATTTACGTGCTTCCaaactttatttgttttttgcgcTCAGTCTGCAGTGCGAGGTGAAGCTGCAGCGTCAGCAGGTGACCGACTCGCAGCGCCTCCTCCAATCGCTGCGCGTGGAGCTGCAAGTTCACGAGAAGATGGAGACGGCGACGCACGCTCAAGGTTGGTTTCTTCTCTCTCAACTCCAACGCAACTTTATTTTTGGTTCATCCCCAAAGTTAACGAcaataaaaaaatcctcataTGGTCATTCAGGTCTATTCAATTTATATAGTCGACTGCAAAAATGACGATCGATCAAGCTCCAAAATTGCACACATGCGAACCAAATGATGACAACTGTTGTTATTCATAACCGTAAAGGAGACTCCGGTTTATCATATGATTAGTTTGCGAGTTTGTTTACACGTTACGCGATGTAATACAGGTGACGAGAAGCAGGGAAAAAGActtcaatttgtcatttttcccccccccaaaaaaaaaaaaaaaaaacctacgtTCAATATTTCATTTGAGTGTGTATTCCTAagatttaattaataaatgttcagggaaaattaaaaaaaatggattagtATGCAAATAACATTAGCATATGaatcccccattttttttttttttttttttttaaaacaacaagtAACGTTCTcccgaccccaccccccccccacccccccattttttttatttttttttttaaaacaacaagtAACGTTCTcccgaccccacccccccattttttttttttttttttttaaaacaagtaaCGTTCTCCCGACCCCACCCCTCCAAGTCTTTTCGGGTACGGTTCCCGTTTTTCAAGTATGGAAATGTGACCccgcctcatttttttttttttttttttttttaaaacaacaagtAACGTTCTcccgaccccacccccccattttttttatttttttttttaaaacaacaagtAACGTTCTcccgaccccacccccccatttttttttttttttttttttttaaaaacaacagtaaCGTTCTcccgaccccacccccccattttttttatttttttttttaaaacaacaagtAACGTTCTcccgaccccacccccccattttttttatttttttttttaaaacaacaagtAACGTTCTCccgaccccaccccccctccaagTCTTTTCGGGTACGGTTCCCGTTTTTCAAGTATGGAAATGTGACCccgcctcatttttttttttttttttttttttttaaaacaacaagtAACGTTCTcccgaccccaccccccccccccccattttttttatttttttttttttaaaacaacaagtAACGTTCTACCCTAAAGTAccgaccccacccccccattttttttatttattttttttttaaaacaacaagtAACGTTCTAccgaccccacccccccccccccttttttttattattttttttttaaaacaacaagtAACGTTCTCCCGACCCCGCCCCTCCAAGTCTTTTCGGGTACGGTTCCCGTTTTTCAAGTATGG
This DNA window, taken from Syngnathoides biaculeatus isolate LvHL_M chromosome 17, ASM1980259v1, whole genome shotgun sequence, encodes the following:
- the cdk5rap2 gene encoding CDK5 regulatory subunit-associated protein 2 isoform X3 — protein: MDKQTELVQLQGEHHAKVLEAQKLQRAVDRREQELADLQRAKEQLEVELEDLQQQKKKGDKALNDLNNQLKKLSSEIGERESSLEEHYQELLHQTQRKVQAHEVTIQRLTSTLADKEQQLLEYINMVREFEEKKSPPGNDGMLAKLRQRLKEKEKALEQALDERFVAIEEKDNEIHQLQLSLREKERDLERLNNLLSHNEETINSFDSLIKEKDVELQHLANTLKNLQRAKQDVEDNLNRTLREKDAIIGQLQLSLDGKTKELEEMSESAPSKSQSSDLAEQMGQKLKLKEAMLAEALNARERLVADNEGAVEGLLATINSKDQLIKESAEHYNRMLSERSQEIQELRRQLSERQQQLTAAERQSSTAVQKDSLETAKLRQLVAEKDSIIDRLLQRGQETYDKEPDYVLDLRQTIQIMQEKLDGQEAERSRRNSDESVESIPVSKKTVVVLKKELAQKTEALNKALKRENQLKMSLAELQSLLSELEGRSEGQAANIESLVATLETKDEIIHDLQRRLCQPGDTQGDPAQDQVVGSSMDRLPSGLPQRETTMIGGDSQQEGGDFQALPSLVALQQEHKALNKALRAEQQLYSSLVRTVKEQDSAQRLHALQLELTAVQLLRQQLEDGVKANEELRDDLERELDRAKVREGVRVVDPKELESVQHQLEDAQRWNASLQARFGAIQNRGGGVGGANDCGDSLSFAGDQTSYMSICAGEGHDDRSHQELRQKVLELQDCVNKLQAQNKEEKTAASARPWKQQTDTATITEVPPGDDRMRQSQDQATQTDVPPGQSPVDESVDSGLGQSRELVQCAGPETNSVNCLLSDSGATTPLQLREEVLRLTAENVQLRGLLKEQKSNECKEKESTDASGNSSDGQAELRRSRETLLRVQAKNNEDEGPKVTTDGLGTLQDGGQSKIGKDRASLRSRLPVPVRPRAEAYSDAHLDPCKADTAQCPHTDSDQKSSVDSTVSSQPRAGPSPSRSSAPDSSCPATRTPADTQAHDALFAQLELLHQECQEKEALIKKQLADWEELHAQLQDKEHLNRQYVAALRAAESTISYLTACSLDSQTGSGPQEGSASMGCNSTQLDLHKVLQEKEALNKQLIQLLNLAEKHMSSKDSQETWAEFADLRLKIEAVNASSKEQGSSDVFGGLEGLEHSDSLEGTARQSDSIETASESLTEKESKDQRDTRESSNISNQEMTKVLAKRLSLIESVISSLAAACTNTSTFTSPELEEHLDKLQRTVENSQELDHLTQATQSSIHSEKLLNSELHHHLRLLCKVLADRSQRICELQASLQEERSRREESETRATLSNGKGLAPNVQAQLETLHKALREKKKACENLEEKLATAQSAPSTNNTAGRAVEQDDKSVQVDLQDLGYETTGKSENDRAESSSTEVEMGVKATGSTSSLPLLLTPEQAHLSSPEHVDSTSSTPYPSSPTLSSAKVSLKSLQTYEEYGLSEDPLQLQAQVRELKTQLESQTKLVSQMQSLLQRNAINLAGGHRSDRSTSRDGTQDHHARHSREPMREKDGEGKDRSVRSEASESEAKKATKEQLQHARSRSASPASLDSLVQSQARELSQLRQQIKESRRLGGVQRRQMGELRRAFQELLRASPADCYLGEVVKGQLDKTLSILDRLEGRLDKVGETHQDNEDVAALERSNWLAKELQEKNRLIQSLQSQVRGQSPGSPHSAHSDVDPPDRASSSSRGSPPVQGGATDSAAASGRLLGLERENGLLHERLSSSEQLNASLRRELELHLSVMAHHRDGRDAGGASAAKASAEVRPVDSDLLAEHLEEIRALRRRLEESICTNDRLREQLERRLAELEKDAATNIFVHGNEDQAQLVKEVRFLWVQNQGLKEQLHQESKDKRLRDDLARRAARLEQSRKENDVLRQENAGLRERLDLGGRENARLLRSLRASEDQLRGLQCEVKLQRQQVTDSQRLLQSLRVELQVHEKMETATHAQDPGRPPPGATELSELLSEMRHLRLQLERSIRTNDTLRHRLEEQLWGGAGHSETININYVLSAAADGASGPPAREGADVYGHQVRREAGGGGGGGGSGSSSGESTTGAPSRLVPGHRLWANRNGRHILALVEDYGALRRHISEGRKLLRGVDVRLHQCLTSKATDDESVKLLRGDVGTVQRVLDEAARLLKLAWRVSLPAGGAGPAGNNQQDDLKKEISRLKSRLTQQERMLSGAVKRLRTTNQLKEGMERVIVDQLSLTHGVLKKARGNLEEVPVNGQ